A window of the Limanda limanda chromosome 8, fLimLim1.1, whole genome shotgun sequence genome harbors these coding sequences:
- the cnot1 gene encoding CCR4-NOT transcription complex subunit 1 isoform X4, with the protein MNLDSLSLALSQISYLVDNLIKKNYRASQQEIQHIVNRHGPEADRHLLRCLFSHVDFSGDGKSSGKDFHQFLIQECVSLISKPNFISTLCYAIDNPLHYQKSLKPSAHLFTQLSKVLKLSKVQEVIFGLALLNSSNTDLRGFAALFVKQKLPDLLRSYVDADLGGNQEGGFQDIAIEVLHLLLSHLLFGQKGASGVGQEQIDAFLKTLCRDFPQERCPVVLAPLLYPEKRDILMDRILPDSGELAKTMMESSLSEFMQEVGYGFCASVDECRNIILQYGVREVTASQVARVLGMMARTHSGLTDGIPLQSISAPGSGIWSDGKDKNDGSQAHTWNVEVLIDVVKEVNPSLNFKEVTYELDHAGFSIRDSKGLQIVVYGIQRGLGIEVFPVDLIYRPWKHAEGQLSFIQHSLMSPEVFCFADYPCHNVATDILKAPPEDDNREIATWKSLDLVESLLRLSEVGQYEQVKQLFSFPIKLCPDMLVLALLQISTSWHTLRHELISTLMPIFLGNHPNSAIILHYAWHGQGQSPSIRQLIMHSMAEWYMRGEQYDQAKLSRILDVAQDLKSLSMLLNGTPFAFVIDLAALASRREYLKLDKWLTDKIREHGEPFIQACVTFLKRRCPSIMGGLAPDKDQPKSAQLPPETLQTMLACLQSCAGSVSQELSETILTMFANCSNVMTKARQPPPGVMPKGRAPSTSSLDAISPVQMDPLSGMGSLNIGSTATSHTQSMQGFPTSLSSAFSNPQSPAKAFPPLPNPNPSTPFGGIGSLSSQLPGMDSGPLSTGISSSISASLGMPTVSTDPFGTRKMSTPGLNPPTFQQTDLSQVWPEANQHFSKEIDDEANSYFQRIYNHPPHPTMSVDEVLEMLQRFKDSNIKREREVFNCMLRNLFEEYRFFPQYPDKELHITACLFGGIIEKGLVTYMALGLALRYVLEALRKPYGSKMYYFGIAALDRFKNRLKDYPQYCQHLASIAHFLQFPHHLQEYIEYGQQSRDPPVKMQGSITTPGSLALAQVQSQSQQPGGPKAPPPGPPSTLVTPTTTTATAAKTTTITRPTPGTFKKDVPPSINTTNIDTLLVATDQNERIVEPPENVQEKIAFIFNNLSQSNMTQKVEELKETVKDEFMPWVSQYLVMKRVSIEPNFHSLYSNFLDTLKNPEFVKMVLNETYRNIKVLLTSDKAAANFSDRSLLKNLGHWLGMITLAKNKPILYTDLEVKSLLLEAYLKGQQELLYVVPFVAKVLESSLRSMVFRPQNPWTMAIMNVLAELHQEHDLKLNLKFEIEVLCKNLSLDINDLKPGTLLKDKDTLKCLEEQLSAPKKEAKPPEELLPVSTTVFMPTGDFVPFAAPPSTPAATTPACTTTGPPTPQFSYHDINVYALAGLAPHININVNIPLLQAHPQLKQCVRQSVERAVQELVHPVVDRSIKIAMTTCEQIIRKDFALDSEESRMRVAAHHMMRNLTAGMAMITCREPLLMSIATNLKNSFAAALRAPTPQQREMMEEAAARIAQDNCELACCFIQKTAVEKAGPEMDKRLATEFELRKHARQEGRRYCDPVVLTYQAERMPEQIRLKVGGVDPKQLAVYEEFARNVPGFLPSNDLSQPTGFLAQPMKQQAWATDDVAQIYDKCMADLEQHLHAIPPALAMNPLTQSLRSLLEAVALARNSRDGIAALGLLQKAVEGLLDATSGADADLLLRYRECHLLVLKALQDGRAYGPQWCNKQITRCLIECRDEYKYNVEAVELLIRNHLVNMQQYDLHLAQSMENGLHYMAVAFAMQLVKLLLVDERSVSHVTEADLFHTIETLMRTCAHSRANAPEGLPQLMDVVRSNYEAMIDRAHGGPNFMMHSGISQASEYDDPPGLREKAEYLLREWVNLYHSAAAGRDSTKAFSAFVGQMHGQGILKTDDLITRFFRLCTEMCVEISYRAQAEQQHNPAASAAIIRAKCYHNLDAFVRLIALLVKHSGEATNTVTKINLLNKVLGIVVGVLIQDHDVRQTEFQQLPYHRIFIMLLLELNAPEHVLETINFQTLTAFCNTFHILRPTKAPGFVYAWLELISHRIFIARMLAHTPQQKGWPMYAQLLIDLFKYLAPFLRNVELNKPMQILYKGTLRVLLVLLHDFPEFLCDYHYGFCDVIPPNCIQLRNLILSAFPRNMRLPDPFTPNLKVDMLSEINIAPRILTNFTGVMPSQFKKDLDSYLKTRSPVTFLSELRSNLQVSNEPGNRYNIQLINALVLYVGTQAIAHIHNKGSTPSMSTITHSAHMDIFQNLAVDLDTEGRYLFLNAIANQLRYPNSHTHYFSCTMLYLFAEANTEAIQEQITRVLLERLIVNRPHPWGLLITFIELIKNPAFKFWSHDFVHCAPEIEKLFQSVAQCCMGQKQAQQVMEGTGAS; encoded by the exons ATGAATCTTGATTCGCTCTCGCTGGCACTGTCTCAGATCAGCTATCTGGTGGACAATttgataaagaaaaactacCGAGCCAGCCAGCAGGAAATACAACAT ATTGTGAATCGTCACGGTCCAGAGGCAGACAGGCATCTACTACGCTGCCTCTTCTCTCATGTGGATTTCAGTGGCGATGGTAAAAGCAGTGGCAAGGACTTTCACCAG TTTCTGATCCAGGAGTGTGTGTCGCTGATTTCGAAGCCAAACTTTATCTCAACTTTGTGTTACGCCATTGACAATCCCCTACACTACCAGAAG AGTTTGAAGCCATCGGCCCATTTATTCACTCAACTGAGTAAAGTTCTTAAGCTCAGCAAGGTCCAAGAG GTTATATTTGGACTTGCTTTGCTCAATTCCAGCAACACAGACCTTCGTGGCTTTG cTGCACTGTTCGTCAAGCAGAAACTTCCAGATCTCCTGCGGTCATACGTGGACGCTGATCTCGGAGGAAACCAGGAAGGTGGCTTTCAAGACATTGCCATAGAGGTCTTGCACCTACTGCTCTCCCATCTTCTGTTTGGCCAGAAGGGAGCCAGTGGGGTAGGGCAAGAGCAGATTGACGCCTTCCTGAAGACACTTTGCCGAG ATTTTCCCCAGGAGCGCTGCCCTGTGGTGCTCGCACCACTGCTGTACCCTGAAAAACGGGACATTCTCATGGACAGGATCCTACCAGACTCGGGGGAGTTGGCTAagaccatgatggagagttCTCTCTCAGAGTTCATGCAAGAAGTTGGCTATGGCTTCTGTGCAAG TGTGGATGAGTGCAGAAATATAATCCTCCAATATGGGGTGAGAGAGGTGACGGCCAGCCAGGTAGCCAGGGTCCTAGGCATGATGGCACGCACCCACTCTGGTCTAACTGATGGTATCCCCCTACAG TCCATCTCTGCTCCAGGTAGTGGTATCTGGAGTGATGGTAAGGATAAGAACGACGGCTCGCAGGCCCACACATGGAATGTCGAGGTTCTCATCGACGTTGTCAAAGAAGTT AATCCCAGCCTTAACTTCAAAGAGGTGACGTACGAACTGGACCACGCAGGTTTTTCCATCCGTGACAGTAAAGGCCTGCAGATTGTGGTGTACGGCATTCAGAGGGGATTGGGCATTGAGGTGTTCCCTGTCGATCTCATCTATCGGCCATGGAAACACGCAGAGGGACAG cTGTCGTTCATTCAACACTCCCTGATgagtccagaagtgttttgctTTGCTGACTACCCCTGTCACAATGTGGCCACTGACATCCTGAAGGcaccaccagaggatgacaACCGGGAGATTGCCACATG GAAAAGTCTGGACCTGGTTGAGAGCCTGCTCAGGCTGTCGGAGGTGGGCCAGTACGAGCAGGTGAAGCAGTTGTTCAGCTTCCCAATCAAACTCTGCCCAGACATGTTGGTGTTGGCATTACTGCAGATCTCCACCTCCTGGCACACACTGCGCCATGAGCTCATCTCGACCCTAATGCCCATCTTTCTGGGCAACCACCCAAACTCTGCCATTATCCTGCACTACGCCTGGCATGGACAG GGACAGTCTCCATCCATCCGTCAGTTAATAATGCATTCGATGGCCGAGTGGTACATGAGAGGGGAGCAGTACGACCAAGCCAAGCTGTCTCGCATCCTGGACGTGGCCCAGGACTTGAAG tcTCTATCGATGCTGCTGAATGGTACTCCATTTGCCTTTGTTATTGACCTCGCTGCACTTGCCTCGCGCCGTGAATACCTCAAACTTGATAAATGGCTGACTGACAAAATCAGAGAGCATGGG GAACCGTTTATCCAGGCGTGTGTGACATTCCTAAAGAGGCGCTGCCCATCCATTATGGGGGGTCTGGCCCCTGATAAGGACCAGCCCAAAAGTGCCCAGCTTCCGCCTGAGACCTTACAAACAATGCTGGCCTGCCTGCAGTCCTGTGCTGG GAGTGTGTCCCAGGAGTTGTCGGAGACTATCCTCACGATGTTCGCCAACTGCAGCAATGTGATGACTAAAGCTCGGCAGCCACCACCAGGGGTGATGCCCAAGGGACGTGctcccagcaccagcagcctgGATGCCATCTCACCTGTGCAG ATGGACCCTCTGTCTGGCATGGGTTCCTTGAACATAGGGAGCACAGCCACCTCACACACTCAGAGCATGCAAGGTTTCCCCACCTCACTGAGTTCAGCTTTTAGTAATCCCCAGTCCCCAGCTAAGGCCTTCCCCCCACTGCCCAACCCCAACCCCAGCACACCATTTGGGGGAATTGGCAGTCTGTCCTCACAGCTCCCTGGTATGGACTCTG GTCCCTTGAGCACAGGCATCAGCTCTAGCATTAGCGCCAGCCTGGGGATGCCAACTGTAAGCACTGACCCGTTTGGCACCAGGAAGATGAGCACACCAGGCCTGAATCCACCTACCTTTCAGCAGA CTGACCTTTCTCAGGTGTGGCCCGAGGCAAACCAGCACTTTAGCAAAGAGATAGACGATGAGGCAAACAGTTACTTCCAGCGCATCTACAACCACCCACCTCACCCGACCATGTCCGTGGATGAA GTACTCGAGATGCTGCAGAGGTTCAAGGATTCAAACATCAAGCGGGAGCGAGAGGTCTTCAACTGCATGCTTCGGAACTTGTTTGAGGAATACCGGTTCTTCCCCCAGTACCCAGACAAGGAGCTGCACATCACTGCCTGCCTTTTTGGTGGAATTATCGAGAAGGGTCTTGTCACCTACATGGCCCTTGGCCTAGCCCTCCGATATGTCCTTGAAGCCTTAAGAAAGCCCTATGGATCCAAAATGTATTACTTTGGAATAGCTGCCCTAGATAGGTTCAAAAACAG ACTAAAGGACTATCCTCAGTATTGTCAACACTTGGCTTCAATTGCCCACTTCTTGCAGTTTCCCCACCATTTACAAGAG TATATCGAGTATGGCCAACAGTCACGGGACCCTCCGGTGAAGATGCAAGGCTCCATCACCACACCTGGCAGTCTGGCCCTGGCACAAGTTCAATCCCAATCGCAGCAACCTGGCGGCCCTAAAGCCCCACCACCAGGTCCGCCCAGCACCCTCGTCACCCCCACCACGACTACAGCCACAGCAGCAAAGACCACCACAATAACAAGACCAACGCCCGGCACCTTCAAGAAGGATGTGCCG CCCTCCATAAACACCACCAACATTGACACACTGTTGGTGGCCACTGACCAAAATGAAAGGATTGTAGagcctccagagaatgtccaggAGAAGATCGCTTTTATCTTCAACAACCTGTCCCAGTCCAACATGACACAGAAG GTGGAGGAGTTGAAAGAGACCGTGAAGGATGAGTTTATGCCCTGGGTGTCTCAGTACCTCGTGATGAAGCGTGTCAGCATTGAGCCCAACTTCCACAGTCTGTACTCCAACTTTCTGGACACTCTCAAGAACCCAGAGTTTGTCAAGATGGTCCTCAATGAGACTTACAGGAACATCAAG GTGCTCTTGACCTCGGACAAGGCTGCTGCCAATTTCTCTGATCGCTCCCTGCTGAAGAATCTGGGCCACTGGTTGGGGATGATAACACTGGCTAAGAACAAGCCCATCCTCTACACA GATCTGGAAGTCAAGTCTCTGCTGCTAGAAGCCTACTTGAAAGGCCAGCAGGAATTACTCTATGTGGTTCCCTTTGTGGCCAAGGTTTTGGAATCTAGTCTGCGGAGCATG GTTTTCAGGCCCCAGAATCCCTGGACTATGGCCATCATGAATGTCCTTGCTGAGCTTCATCAGGAACATGACCTCAAG cttaACTTAAAGTTTGAAATTGAAGTTCTTTGTAAGAACTTGTCTCTGGACATAAACGACCTGAAGCCTGGAACCCTCCTGAAGGACAAGGACACGCTGAAGTGTCTGGAGGAGCAACTTTCTGCACCAAAGAAGGAGGCAAAACCCCCAGAGGAGTTGCTACCAGTCTCTACCACAG TCTTTATGCCAACAGGGGACTTTGTCCCATTCGCAGCTCCTCCCTCAACCCCAGCGGCCACCACCCCCGCCTGCACAACCACTGGGCCCCCAACCCCACAGTTCAGTTACCATGACATCAATGTGTACGCCTTGGCTGGCCTGGCTCCACACATCAATATAAATGTCAAT ATCCCGCTGCTACAGGCCCATCCTCAGTTGAAGCAGTGTGTACGGCAATCAGTAGAGCGAGCCGTCCAGGAGCTAGTGCATCCTGTGGTTGATCGCTCTATTAAAATTGCTATGACAACCTGTGAGCAGATCATCAGGAAGGACTTTGCCCTGGATTCAGAGGAGTCCCGCATGCGCGTCGCTGCCCATCATATGATGAGAAACCTGACCGCGGGCATGGCCATGATCACCTGCCGCGAGCCGCTGCTCATGAGCATCGCCACCAACCTGAAGAACAGTTTTGCTGCTGCTCTCAGG GCACCAACCCCACAACAAAGGGAAATGATGGAAGAGGCTGCTGCTCGGATCGCTCAAGACAACTGTGAATTAGCTTGTTGTTTCATCCAGAAAACGGCTGTGGAGAAGGCTGGTCCTGAAATGGACAAGAGACTGGCCACG GAGTTTGAGCTGAGGAAGCACGCACGCCAGGAGGGACGGCGTTATTGTGATCCTGTTGTCTTGACTTACCAAGCTGAACGAATGCCCGAGCAGATCAGACTTAAG GTCGGAGGAGTGGACCCGAAGCAACTGGCTGTGTATGAGGAGTTTGCCAGAAATGTTCCCGGTTTCCTCCCCAGTAATGATCTCTCACAACCCACTGGCTTCCTGGCTCAGCCCATGAAG CAACAGGCATGGGCCACAGACGATGTGGCTCAGATCTACGATAAGTGCATGGCAGACTTAGAGCAACATCTTCATGCTATCCCCCCCGCCCTCGCCATGAACCCCTTGACCCAGTCCCTGCGCAGCCTGCTGGAGGCAGTGGCTCTGGCACGGAACTCCAGGGACGGCATCGCCGCACTTGGCCTCCTGCAGAAG GCTGTTGAAGGTCTTCTTGATGCCACTAGTGGGGCTGATGCCGACTTGCTGCTCCGCTACAGAGAGTGCCACCTGCTGGTGCTCAAAGCCCTGCAGGACGGACGTGCCTATGGACCACAGTGGTGCAATAAGCAGATCACCAG GTGTCTGATAGAATGCCGTGATGAGTACAAATACAACGTAGAAGCTGTTGAGCTTCTGATCAGGAACCATCTTGTGAATATGCAGCAGTATGATTTACACCTGGCACAG tCAATGGAAAATGGATTGCACTATATGGCAGTTGCGTTCGCCATGCAGCtagtgaagctgctgctggtggatgAACGCAGCGTCAGCCATGTCACAGAGGCCGACCTCTTCCACACCATTGAGACGCTGATGAGGACTTGTGCACACTCCAGGGCCAACGCACCTGAGGG TCTTCCCCAGCTCATGGATGTTGTTCGCTCCAACTACGAAGCCATGATTGACCGGGCCCACGGTGGACCCAACTTTATGATGCACTCTGGGATTTCACAGGCTTCAGAGTACGACGATCCCCCAGGCCTGAGGGAGAAGGCGGAGTACCTGTTGAGGGAATGGGTGAACCTGTAtcactcagctgctgctggcaGGGACAGTACCAAAGCATTCTCTGCCTTTGTTGGCCAG ATGCACGGACAGGGAATCTTAAAGACCGATGACCTGATCACAAGGTTCTTCCGGCTGTGCACAGAAATGTGTGTGGAGATCAGCTATCGGGCCCAAGCTGAGCAGCAACACAACCCAGCAGCCAGCGCAGCCATCATCCGAGCCAAGTGTTACCACAACCTGGATGCATTCGTTAGGCTGATAGCGCTGCTGGTCAAACACTCTGGAGAGGCCACCAACACAGTGACAAAGATCAACCTACTCAACAAG GTGCTGGGTATCGTTGTCGGGGTGTTGATCCAGGACCATGATGTCCGTCAGACAGAATTCCAGCAGCTGCCATACCACCGCATTTTCATCATGCTGCTGTTGGAGCTCAATGCTCCTGAACACGTCCTTGAGACCATCAACTTCCAGACACTCACTGCCTTCTG CAATACCTTCCACATCTTGAGACCCACCAAGGCACCTGGCTTCGTGTACGCCTGGCTGGAACTCATCTCCCATCGCATCTTCATCGCCAGAATgctcgcacacacaccacagcagaAG GGTTGGCCCATGTACGCACAGCTGCTGATTGATCTCTTCAAGTACCTGGCACCTTTCCTGAGGAATGTAGAACTCAACAAACCTATGCAAATCCTCTACAAG GGTACACTGCGAGTGCTCCTGGTCCTGCTGCACGACTTCCCAGAGTTCCTGTGTGACTATCACTACGGCTTCTGTGACGTTATTCCACCAAACTGCATCCAGCTCCGCAACCTCATCCTCAGTGCCTTCCCACGCAACATGAGGCTCCCGGACCCGTTCACACCCAATCTCAAG GTGGACATGCTGAGTGAGATCAACATCGCTCCCCGTATCCTCACCAACTTCACGGGCGTCATGCCCTCCCAGTTCAAGAAGGACCTGGACTCGTATCTGAAGACCCGATCACCAGTCACTTTCCTCTCAGAGCTGCGCAGCAACCTGCAG gtgTCCAATGAGCCAGGAAATCGCTACAACATCCAGCTGATCAACGCCCTGGTGCTGTACGTCGGCACACAGGCCATCGCTCACATCCACAACAAGGGCAGCACGCCCTCCATGAGCACCATCACCCACTCTGCACACATGGACATCTTCCAGAACCTGGCTGTGGACCTGGACACTGAGG GGCGTTACCTGTTCCTGAACGCGATCGCAAATCAGCTGCGTTACCCCAACAGTCACACCCACTACTTCAGCTGCACCATGCTCTACCTGTTCGCTGAAGCCAACACAGAGGCCATCCAGGAGCAGATCACCAG GGTTCTGCTGGAGAGGCTGATTGTGAACAGGCCACACCCCTGGGGTCTCCTCATCACCTTCATCGAGCTGATCAAGAATCCTGCCTTCAAGTTCTGGAGCCACGACTTTGTGCACTGTGCCCCTGAGATTGAAAA GCTGTTCCAGTCCGTGGCCCAGTGCTGCATGGGACAGAAGCAGGCCCAGCAGGTGATGGAAGGTACCGGAGCCAGCTAG